TACCGCAACAGAAAAAGATGCCGCAGCTGATAAAGATGCTGCAGCTGATAAAGATACCGCAGCTGATAAAGATGCCACAGCTGATAAAGATGCCGCAGCTGATAAAGATGCCGCAAAAGAAAAGGATGTCCTAAAAGAACCCATTGTAGAAACAGAGCGACAGCCTCAAACCATAGAGGAAGCTCTTGCCTATCTGGAAATTGAAAACATCACCATCACTCTTGTAGACATTCACCTGGTTTCAAATGATATTGCCGTAAGAAATGGATATCGTGATCTGGACTATCAGGTAAATGAAGGAAACAACCCGAACTGGATTTATAGTGGGAATATTCTGGAAATGCCCGACGGTAAGGATTATACTATCCAACAAGGAGATTCCATCTGGTTTATCGCATCCCGATTGATAAGAAGGGAACTCGAAGTTGATCTTTTGTATCTGGCGGAATTGGAGAACCAGCTTGATCAGCAGGACCTGTCAGGTTCTGAAAAAAATCGTATCCGTGATGAATTGACAGCGATGGCGGGGCGCACTAAGAGTGAACAGCTAAGAATGAAAATCATGGATCTGTTAGATAAAGAGTTTTGAAAAGTGAATAGTCATTCCATAAATAATGAAAAAATGACGTTTTTTTATTATTTAGCTGCCTTATATTGAAAAATGATAAGTTTGTATTTTGAAAAAAAAGTAATATGTAATATAATTGTGAAAATGAAATCGTTTTTTTCATTTTCTATTAGATTAAATCAAGGAGAGTATTATGGCTGGTGATCTTCCCAGAAGTCCTAATGTATTTCACCCAACAAAACCGTCTGCTGTAGGTTCAAGAAACAGTCTTGCACAGGATGGACGTCTTCAGAATGATGAGTTCGAACGTGTCGTACAGGAAGAATCCGAAAAGATTCTAAAAGAAATTGAGACAAAACTCCCTCAGGAAGTTCTTAAAGAACTTGATGTTATGGGTGGTCTGAAGCAGAAACTGTATAACTATTACAACCAGAACTACCAGAACATGTTCAATCGGTATGTTGTTACCACTGAAGATGAAATGGTCAAAAAGATTCGGGGTTTCATTGATAAAGAGGAAAATAAGGCTCTTGCCCGATACACTCCAAAAGAAATTTCAGAAATGTTGGACCAGATTGGTGGTGCTGATAAATTTAACACTGCCGAAGTTGAAAAGTCCATTGTTAATATGTACGGTCACCTTCAGGGTCATGTTCAGAGAGGTCTCAATGATCTTGAAAATGAAACAAATGCTTTACTGAGACAGAAGACGGATGTCGGTGCTTTCATCAGAGGTGAAAATGCTTATTCCATCATCAAGTGTTCTTTCAAAGATAACGCATTCAAACCAAAGGTCGTTTCTGATGTGAAGCTCTCTATCAACATTCTTGAATCTGAACTGATCAGTCCGATCCTTCAGTATCAGGCTTCTGTTGAATATATTATCAAAGATCAGATTTCCAAAACAATTTCTGAATTTATTGATAGAGAAATTGAAGTTCTTCAGGATCAGCTGGTGGATGAAGGAAAAGAGGAACTTACCGATTCCGAACTGATGTTCGAAAGAATCAAAAAAGTTACTGATTTTACCGATGATGAAAAAGAAGATGAATCCTCCAGACGCTATGCCTTTATGGCCAAAAACATGGTTGAAAAAATTGAAGGTCTGAGAGCTGAAATTCCAAGAGATGAATTTGATTCTCAGAACATCAGAGAAAATATTAAACGGATTGTGGATGACGAAAACATCCGAAACAGAGGTTTCAACACAGCCGTAAACAATCTGACATCCATTCTTGATACCAGTAAAATGGGTTATCAGTTTGTTGAAAACCTGAAGAATGCCCGTGAGTTGATTATCAAGGAATATGAAGATGCAGATCCTGCAAGACTTCCTGATGAGAGGTATCAGATCACACTGAAATTCTATGACAATGATCAGCTTGAAAAACTGAGAAAGAATTATGATGAACAGGTTGATGAATTCAGAAGAGAAGTTCTTCATGCCTGGGATGTTGTAGAAGTTGTTTACCAGGGTAAGAAATCCAGAGGCAAAATTAATGACTTTGATGATCTGAGTAAAAAAACGTCAGCAAGTATCAAAAAGCAGATCAAAGATGTTTCTGGTGATCCCACTTATGAAGAGCAGGAAAAGAACTGGAATGAAATCATGCGTCTCCGTGTTGAAGACACAGATGTCGAGCGCCTGAATCAGACATATGTCTACGAAAAAGAGCTTCTTAAGAAGATGCTTAGGAAATCTAAAGAAAAAGTGGCCATAACATTCGGTTATGAAAATCCGAAAATGAGAGTTGTAGCTGATCAGAGAATTGACTTTCTTGAAAAAGAAGTGGAAGAATTTGATTACATCATCAACCCTTATCATGTTCAGCCCGGTCTTGTTCTTGATGTGGATATTACAAGTATCAAACGTAAGAAATACACCTTGAACAGCATGGCTAATGTAATGAATGAATTTTTGAATGGTGTTTCCAAAGGGTTTGCCGATGCAGCATTTGCTTCCTTTAAGAGACGTCGTTCAACGGTTCGTGATGACATCAATCAGACTTTTGGTGATTCCAGTGGCGCCGCAGCTCCTGTTTCAACAGAATATGCAAATAAACTGAAGTCTTTGAACGAAGGAAAAGAAACTCCAAAGGGAAAGGCTGACGTTACTCCTTCCAAATCAAGCAGGAAGAAAGTAAATCTGGATGAATTAAGCGAGATCTAATATGACGCAAAACATCAGTGATAATAAATTTAATTTATTATCCACCAGGGCCGGGTTTAACCGAACCCTGGGGCATTTTAAGACAACCCTCTCTTTTTCTTCGGAAGTAGAAGAGGGCCTGAACCTGGCTGATGTACTTACCGATGCTCTTGGGGAGGGATCCGTCTCTCCTCATCAGCTGAGGCCTGTACTCAACTTACTGTTGGTTGATAAATTCTCTTATCAGCGTCAGTCAGAGAATCTAAGAGAAGCAGTCGAATCCGTAGATAATCTAATCAGTGCTGTTTCTCAGTGGACCATGCTGGATATTGTTCTGGCTTTTTACAACTCTAGCGGTGATCTTTCTGTCATCAACCCGACGAACAAGGCCCATTGGGCTCCTGTACTACCCCTTAAACGGGATGAATTAATGATTTGTTTCATTAAAAGCAGCAAAGAGTCAGACCTGAAGACAGAAGAATCAGCTTGTGCGGATTTCTTCAACCTTTTGTATGGGAAAAAAGTTAAGGTTAAAAAATCTTATATTGACCCTGATGTCCGACCAGAAGAGAGGGTCGAAATGAAGGCTCCAGAGGAAGAATTCTCTGTGCAGGAAAATGTTGCTCCTGTTAATTCGAAGAGTGTTTCTGCAAAAATTTCCGTTTTGGTTACAAATGAATTGTTTCATAATGGAAACGTGGAAGCTTGGAAAAAAATTATTGCCAGCTATAAGGCAACACATCCGGGTCTGGATGTTCTAATCTGGTATGACGGTGAAAAAATCAACGATATCAATACACTGTTCAAATGGGGAAAAGTCAAACATGGTACACCCATTTTATTCAGCGTGTCAGGTGAAAATATTAAAGATGTCTCAAAGCTTAAAAAGTATTTCTTCGAAGGCGCAAGCCAGCGGTATGAAGTCTTCTTAAGAGGAGCCGTCAATAGTGTGCTTGATCTTTTTTGATGAGTACTCGAAAAAAAAGGAATTATCTTTATGGATATTTATTCATTCAGTAGTGAAGTCTTCACGCAGGATAAGGATGTTCTTGACGCCCTCGGTTACAGAGGTCGGCGTTTGATGCACCTTGCCAGTCTGGGAATACCTATTCTTCCCGGATTTATTCTCACTAATGACTCTCTCCTTGCGGAGCTGGACACTCCGGGAACTAACAATCAGAAAGTTCAAAAGTCTATCAGCAATATGGAAAGTGTCATCGGAAAAAAATTCGGAGATTCTGAAAATCCTCTGTTGATCAAATATGTTCTCAGTCCACAGCTTAATATGATCGATACATTTGCCAGTCTCCACAATGTTGGTTTATGCAGCAGCACAATAGATGGTTTTGCATCCTTTGTGGGTGAAGAGTTTGCCTATCATGAGTATAGGAATATGCTCAGGCGCGTCGTTACTCTTGATTTGGAAATTGAGTCGGATGCCAACAGAAGAAAACTTCTTGAAAAGATGATTAATTCTCTTAAATCCTGCACCGATGCAGCTCAAACAAAGAGTACTCTTGTGGAATTGGAGGGTTTGTACCCTCAGGAAATCTTTTCAGATTCCTGGGCACAGCTCGAATTCATTCAGATTCTATATACTAAATATTTGAAATTTTCTGAATCGGTTAATGATTCATCCCTCCTTGTTCAGGCTATGACCTTTGGTAATTATGGCAAAAAAAGTTATTTTGGAAGCTATTTTACTAGGGATATTGTAGATGGTTCTAATAAACTCTATGGCCAGTTTTTTGTTAATTCCTTTGATGCTACTAGTTCTGATGGACAGGGTATCGAAAAAATCACGAAGGAAATATACAAGGATCTTGATTCAATTGCCAGGCAGCTCGAGAACTATTACAAAGAGATCCGTCAGGTCAAATTTACTGTCGAAGACGGTAGACTCTGGGTTATTGACCAACAGGAAGCTGACGGGAAATCAACACAGGCACATATCAGAACTCTTCTAGACCTCAACAAAGAGGGTGTCGTTAGGGATGAATACCTTATTACTGATATTCAACCGAACAGACTAGCTGAGATTCTTCACCCGGTTATCGACCGCAAGTCAGCAAAGGAACTTTCTTCCTTTAAGGGTGGTATCTCCGGCTCTGTCGGTGCTGCCGTGGGACGCGTATTCTTTTCGACAGATGAGTTGATGAAAGAATATAGAATTGCAACCCAGCGGGGGCTTGAGGCAAACTTTATACTTATCATGAAGTCCACTTATGCGGAAGATGTTAAGGCTATCGAAGTTTGTAAGGGTGTTATCACCATAGAGGGTGGTTATGCTTCTCATGCACCAGTCGTTGCCCGCAGCCTTGGAAAAGTTGCCATGGTCCATCCTGATATCAAGATTCTTAAATCCAGTGTCAAAATTGGTGATGAGACGATAAAGGAAGGGGATTATATCACCATGGATGTAACCTCTTATGACAAACCAACCGTATATTTTGGGAAAGTTGGACTCATCAAACCTAGTATTGAAGAAAGCGGAATCCTCGAGTATCTTGAAATTGTTCAGAGATTTATCGGAGATTTTGATGTTCATGCCAATGCGGATCAGCCAAAGGATGCTCAGCTGGCCAAACTTTTTCATGCTGATGGAATCGGATTGTGTAGAACCGAGCATATGTTTTTCGATGAAGAACGGATTCCTTTATTTCGCTCGTTGATCATTACTGATGTAATGAAAGACAGGTTTAAAATTCTCGATAAACTGGGCAAGATGCAAACATCAGACTTCTACAATCTATTTAAGATTATGGAAGGGCATCCTGTTACTATTCGTTTGCTGGATGCACCACTTCATGAATTTCTCCCTCATACAAGAGAGAGTATGCTGGAGTTTATTTCTTATTACAAAAAGGATTATCCTAAGGTCACCGAATCGGAAATTCGTCTTCGCTGCGATATGATGGGTGAAGTGAACCCCATGTTGGGACACCGCGGAATTCGAGTGGCAATTTCTAAGCCGGAAGTCTATGCCATGCAGATACGAGCCATCTTTGAAGCTATCTACAAATTAAAAGTGGAAGATGGAATAGACTGTAAGCCTGAGATTATGCTTCCTGTTGTTATGTCTCACAGAGAGGTCAAAACGGTACGATTTGGGAAAAGGATTGAAGGCGCCGAAATCTTGGGTATCCGGGATATCGAGGAGGCTGTTCGTCAAAAGTATGACATTGATCCCCTTCCTTATCAGGTGGGAACCATGATTGAACTGCCAGGTGCTGCATTGAATGCCGATAAAATAGCCCGCTATGCTGATTTTTTCAGTTTTGGTACGAATGACTTGACCCAGACGACGAATGGTATTTCCAGGGACGACTTTAAT
This window of the Oceanispirochaeta sp. genome carries:
- the cfpA gene encoding cytoplasmic filament protein CfpA, which codes for MAGDLPRSPNVFHPTKPSAVGSRNSLAQDGRLQNDEFERVVQEESEKILKEIETKLPQEVLKELDVMGGLKQKLYNYYNQNYQNMFNRYVVTTEDEMVKKIRGFIDKEENKALARYTPKEISEMLDQIGGADKFNTAEVEKSIVNMYGHLQGHVQRGLNDLENETNALLRQKTDVGAFIRGENAYSIIKCSFKDNAFKPKVVSDVKLSINILESELISPILQYQASVEYIIKDQISKTISEFIDREIEVLQDQLVDEGKEELTDSELMFERIKKVTDFTDDEKEDESSRRYAFMAKNMVEKIEGLRAEIPRDEFDSQNIRENIKRIVDDENIRNRGFNTAVNNLTSILDTSKMGYQFVENLKNARELIIKEYEDADPARLPDERYQITLKFYDNDQLEKLRKNYDEQVDEFRREVLHAWDVVEVVYQGKKSRGKINDFDDLSKKTSASIKKQIKDVSGDPTYEEQEKNWNEIMRLRVEDTDVERLNQTYVYEKELLKKMLRKSKEKVAITFGYENPKMRVVADQRIDFLEKEVEEFDYIINPYHVQPGLVLDVDITSIKRKKYTLNSMANVMNEFLNGVSKGFADAAFASFKRRRSTVRDDINQTFGDSSGAAAPVSTEYANKLKSLNEGKETPKGKADVTPSKSSRKKVNLDELSEI
- a CDS encoding putative PEP-binding protein, giving the protein MDIYSFSSEVFTQDKDVLDALGYRGRRLMHLASLGIPILPGFILTNDSLLAELDTPGTNNQKVQKSISNMESVIGKKFGDSENPLLIKYVLSPQLNMIDTFASLHNVGLCSSTIDGFASFVGEEFAYHEYRNMLRRVVTLDLEIESDANRRKLLEKMINSLKSCTDAAQTKSTLVELEGLYPQEIFSDSWAQLEFIQILYTKYLKFSESVNDSSLLVQAMTFGNYGKKSYFGSYFTRDIVDGSNKLYGQFFVNSFDATSSDGQGIEKITKEIYKDLDSIARQLENYYKEIRQVKFTVEDGRLWVIDQQEADGKSTQAHIRTLLDLNKEGVVRDEYLITDIQPNRLAEILHPVIDRKSAKELSSFKGGISGSVGAAVGRVFFSTDELMKEYRIATQRGLEANFILIMKSTYAEDVKAIEVCKGVITIEGGYASHAPVVARSLGKVAMVHPDIKILKSSVKIGDETIKEGDYITMDVTSYDKPTVYFGKVGLIKPSIEESGILEYLEIVQRFIGDFDVHANADQPKDAQLAKLFHADGIGLCRTEHMFFDEERIPLFRSLIITDVMKDRFKILDKLGKMQTSDFYNLFKIMEGHPVTIRLLDAPLHEFLPHTRESMLEFISYYKKDYPKVTESEIRLRCDMMGEVNPMLGHRGIRVAISKPEVYAMQIRAIFEAIYKLKVEDGIDCKPEIMLPVVMSHREVKTVRFGKRIEGAEILGIRDIEEAVRQKYDIDPLPYQVGTMIELPGAALNADKIARYADFFSFGTNDLTQTTNGISRDDFNSFFTDYNEYDLLERNPFKYLNGPVKELVQIATERGRMVRPDMKMGLCGEHGAEPENVDFCMDTGLNYVSCSPYGIPIAKLSVAQHNLRNKK